The Porphyromonadaceae bacterium W3.11 genome segment GTCATTATCGAGCATTCATTGCCAACCCTAACAGACCTTTGCTATTACTCACCAAAGGAAATAAGAAAATAATCATCAATGCTCCAAACTGAGAAAAAAGGGATGTTGCAAGTCTATACAGGCAATGGCAAAGGCAAAACAACTGCTGCCTTTGGGCTAGCTCTTCGAGCTGCATCAGCTGGGATGAAGGTCTATATTGGCCAGTTCATCAAAGATATGCAGTACCACGAGGTACACTTGGAAAAGCTGTTTCCAGAAGGTCAGGTAGTCATCCGTCAGCTAGGCTGTGGATGCTATATCGATAGGGAACCAACACCTCAAGACTGCGAGATGGCCCAAAAGGGATTAAAGATTGTCAAAGAGATTATGATGAAGGGTGAATACGACCTAGTGATATTGGATGAGGCGACTATCGCAACTTCATTCAATCTTATCACTAAAGAAGAGCTACTTAAGGCCATACAGTCCAGGGCTGATCATGTAGAGGTGGTTGTCACAGGACGATATGCTCCAGAGGAACTGATCCAAGCAGCAGACCTCGTTACAGAGATGCGGGAGATCAAGCATTATTACCAGAAAGGAATCCTTTCCAGATCAGGCTTTGATCACTGAACAATCCAACAAATACTCAAAACAAGTCAAGACTAAGGACCTTTTTCTAAAAAGTCTAAACTAAAATGGCTATATTTGTGCCTTGTAAAAGGCATAGGGACTGTTGTGCTTTTTTTATTCTACAAAGAGCAAAAAATACCAAATATATTGTCTCATAATGAAACGAAATACTAGATACATCTTTGTCACAGGTGGGGTAGTCTCCTCCTTAGGGAAGGGGATAGTGGCAGCATCTCTGGGTAGGCTACTCCAGAGCCGTGGCTATAGTACTACAATACAGAAATTTGATCCATATATCAATGTGGACCCAGGCACTCTTAACCCCTACGAACATGGGGAGTGCTATGTAACAGAAGATGGTCATGAAGCAGACCTTGATCTAGGGCATTACGAAAGATTTCTGGATGTCCGAACCTCAAGAGCTAATAACGTCACTGCGGGTAGAATCTATCAAGACGTCATCCAGAGGGAGAGGCGTGGAGACTTCTTGGGTAAGACCGTCCAGGTAGTACCACACATCACTGATGAAATCAAGCGTAACGTCAAGCGTCTTGGCTCATCTGGGAAATATGACTTTGTGATCACTGAGATTGGTGGCACCGTTGGTGATATAGAATCCCTTCCATTCTTAGAGAGTGTCCGTCAGCTCAAGTGGGAGCTTGGCAACTGCTGCATGGTAGTACACCTGACATTTGTTCCTTTCCTAAAGGCTGCTGGCGAAGTCAAGACCAAGCCTACTCAACACTCCGTAAAACAATTACAAGAAGAAGGTATTCAGCCTGATATGCTAGTACTTCGTACAGAGCAACCTCTGGATGAGGAGATACTTGAAAAAGTAGCTCTTTTCTGTAACGTACCGGTTCAAGCAGTAATGCAGTCATACGATGTTCCTTCGATTTACGAAGTTCCATTAGTCCTACAGCAGCAAAAGATGGACGAGGTTCTTCTGAAGAAATTCGGATTGGAGCCAGGACCGACCCCTGAACTAAAGGAATGGAATCAATTCCTAGACATGATGAGAAGTGCAACGGAGAAGGTAACCATCGGCCTCGTTGGTAAGTATGTGGAGTTACAGGATGCATACAAGTCAATTGACGAATCCCTGCAGCAGGCCGCTATTTACAACCATCACAAGCTTAATCTCATACATATTCAGTCAGAGAAGCTAACGAGTGAGAATGTAGCTGAACAGCTCTCAGGACTTGATGGCGTTATTATAGCACCAGGATTTGGGACAAGAGGTGTTGATGGAAAATTATATGCTTTACGCTATTGCCGTGAACATAACCTCCCTACCCTTGGGATCTGCCTAGGTATGCAGTGTATGGTAATAGAGGGTGCGAGAAATGTCTTGGGTATCCCAGACGCCCATACAACTGAGGTAGAACCAAGCACTGATAACCCAGTCATTGACCTGATGGATAGCCAGAAAGCCGTCGTCAACCTTGGCGGAACTATGCGTCTAGGGGCATACGAATGTCATTTAGAGCCAGATAGCTTAGTAGCAAAAGCATATGGTAAAACAGACATCAGAGAACGTCACAGACACCGCTATGAGTTCAATGAGAAATATGAAGAGGCTTTCGAAAAAGCAGGTTACCGACTCACTGGGCATAATCCTGAAAGTGGACTGGTAGAGGTCATTGAACGCCCAGACCTCAAATGGTTTATTGGAGTACAATATCATCCAGAATATTCAAGTACTCTTTTACACCCTCATCCCCTCTTCCTTTCATTTGTGAAAGCAGCAATAGAGGAAAAGAACACAAAATAACATCGCATTTTCATCAAGAGGAATAAAGAATTTTAGATAAGTAATGGATAAAAATACGATTACAGGCTTTGTCTTAATGGGCATTGTATTGGTGGTCTTCACATGGCTTGGACGACCATCAGCAGAACAAATTGAGATGCAGCAAAGGATGAATGATTCCAT includes the following:
- a CDS encoding CTP synthase, with amino-acid sequence MKRNTRYIFVTGGVVSSLGKGIVAASLGRLLQSRGYSTTIQKFDPYINVDPGTLNPYEHGECYVTEDGHEADLDLGHYERFLDVRTSRANNVTAGRIYQDVIQRERRGDFLGKTVQVVPHITDEIKRNVKRLGSSGKYDFVITEIGGTVGDIESLPFLESVRQLKWELGNCCMVVHLTFVPFLKAAGEVKTKPTQHSVKQLQEEGIQPDMLVLRTEQPLDEEILEKVALFCNVPVQAVMQSYDVPSIYEVPLVLQQQKMDEVLLKKFGLEPGPTPELKEWNQFLDMMRSATEKVTIGLVGKYVELQDAYKSIDESLQQAAIYNHHKLNLIHIQSEKLTSENVAEQLSGLDGVIIAPGFGTRGVDGKLYALRYCREHNLPTLGICLGMQCMVIEGARNVLGIPDAHTTEVEPSTDNPVIDLMDSQKAVVNLGGTMRLGAYECHLEPDSLVAKAYGKTDIRERHRHRYEFNEKYEEAFEKAGYRLTGHNPESGLVEVIERPDLKWFIGVQYHPEYSSTLLHPHPLFLSFVKAAIEEKNTK
- a CDS encoding cob(I)yrinic acid a,c-diamide adenosyltransferase, with translation MLQTEKKGMLQVYTGNGKGKTTAAFGLALRAASAGMKVYIGQFIKDMQYHEVHLEKLFPEGQVVIRQLGCGCYIDREPTPQDCEMAQKGLKIVKEIMMKGEYDLVILDEATIATSFNLITKEELLKAIQSRADHVEVVVTGRYAPEELIQAADLVTEMREIKHYYQKGILSRSGFDH